The genomic stretch CGGTGTCTCGTCCACTGTACCCTGCAGATCATTTCCTGGAGCTGCATTGTTTGTGTTGGAGCTGTTGCCGCAAGCTGATGCGGCTAACATGACAGCAAGGAGAACGGCTCCTGCTGTGACTGCTTTTTTATTTTTTCTTTTCCTTGATGTGTTCATCATGAGAACCACCTCCTGCATGTTATAACGAAATGAATGTGTGTTAGGTTACATAATTATATTTAAACGTAAAAGAAGATTGTGAATCTCACGATTGATTAGCTGCGTTCATTCTGCTGGAATGAATAAATGAGTTTAAGCCGCCAGAGGGCGGCTTAAACTCATTTATTAAGTAAATGCTTATAGGGAGCGTAGTCAATTCCTTTACGGTCAAGGAATGTGACGAGGCTGCGATAATCACGTTTTGGAGTAGCTCGTATGTAGCCCTCGATGCAATGCTCGCGCGTAACGGACGATGCGCCGTGCTCAATTGCCACCTGGCCAATTTTGGCTGCGATGGAATGTTTGGCTATATCGCGAAAAGCGGTTGGCACTGGAGATACTAGCTCATCGAGCAGCTCCTTGGAATCGTCGCTCCACATGCTGCGGCTGCGGTCTACCCAGTAATTTTGCCAATCGAGCTTAGACTTGCCGTCTCGCATCGGAAGCAGCTTGAGAAATTTTCGAAACATGAAAAAACCGCCAATGGACATGGCACCAACCATGACTACTGCCCAAAAAACGATAAAATACATAAACCAATCAGGCGCTACTTTCATAAGTGTCTTTCACCTCAATAATGAATTATACCGTATTCCTAGATTTATTTCGACATTCCTTGTAAAATAAGGTTTGATCAACCGAAAGGGGCGATAAATTTATGATAAAAATAGGTTCCCATGTATCATTTTCGGACAAGGGGCTGCTATCAGCAGCACAAGAGGCAGTTTCATATGGTTCCAGCTCATTTATGATTTACACCGGCGCACCTCAGAATACGAGGAGGAAGCCGATCGATACGCTATATATTGAAGAAGGCAAAGCACTAATGGAGCAATCCGGCATCAACGAAATCGTTGTGCATGCTCCTTATATTGTGAATTTGGGCTCATATAAGGATGCTACGTTTGAGCTTGGGGTTTCTTTCTTGCAAGAAGAAATTCGTCGGACGGAGCAGATCGGTGTTCGGAATATTGTTCTTCATCCAGGCGCTTATACAGACAAGGATGCTGAATATGGCATTGCTCGCATTGCAGCAGGCTTAAACGAGGTGCTTGCTGGAACGAAGGAAACCAATGTGAACATCGCGCTTGAGACGATGGCAGGCAAAGGAACCGAAATTGGCCGCAGCTTTGAAGAGCTTGCAGCTATTATTGACAAGGTTGAGGACAATCAACGTTTAACGGTCTGTATGGATACTTGCCATATGCATGATGCGGGTTATGACCTTGTCGATGATCTCGATGGCGTGCTGGAGCAATTCGACCGCATTGTTGGACTAAACCGTGTTGCTGTCGTTCACGTGAATGACAGCAAAAATCCACGTGCTGCAAGCAAGGACAGACATGCTCCGATAGGTGCTGGCTGGCTTGGACACGATGCGATTCAAAGAATTGTGAATCATGAAGGGCTTCAGGGTCGTCCATTCATATTGGAGACGCCGTGGATTGGCAAGGAAGACAAAACAGATCGCCCGATGTATGAGGCGGAAATTGCGCTGCTTAGCGGTAATGGCAGGCCGCGTCTAGGCGAACCGTTCTTCGAGGATGTGGAGCGGCTTCATCATTTCTTCGGCAAGCAGGAAATCGATCCTAGGTTATTCGTAATCTCTACTTGGGAATTGCTGAAAAACGATGCCAAAGCTAAGAAAGCAGATCCGCGCGAGCCAATGGAGCGCTTGTATGATCTTATTATTGCTGGCGAGGCTCTCTCTTCTGAATTGACGGAGGAGCAGGTTAATCAGCGCATCGTCGCTTGGTTTGGCGGCAAAGAGCTACTTGCCAGAATTTAAAAAAATTACTTTATATATATCTGTGAGAGGAAGATTGAAGTTATGTCATCACTAATTCCCCCGTCCGAAAACAGCAATGCTGTCGGCACAAAAAACGGCCGAGCCCGCATGCTTATTTCTTGTCCAGATCGTTCGGGCATCGTTGCAGCTGTTTCGCATTTCTTGTATGAGCACGGAGCAAATATCGTACAATCGGATCAATATACGATGGACCCTGAGGGCGGCATGTTTTTCATTCGCTTCGAGTTTGATCTGAACGATCTGGATAAAGAGCTTCCCGTGCTTGTTGAAGATTTTGCTAGAGTAGCTGACCGCTTCGATATGAAGTGGCATACATTCCGTGCAAGCCGCAAGAAACGCCTAGCTGTGTTTGTATCCAAAGAGGATCATTGCTTGCTGGAGCTGCTCTGGCAGTGGAAGGCCGGAGATTTGAATGCTGATATCGCAATGGTCATCAGCAATCATCCCGATATGCGCGAGCTGGTAGAGTCCTTCGGCATTATGTATCACCATATTCCAGTTACTGCGTCAACGAAGGAAGAAGCAGAACGCAAGCAGATGGAAGTCGTTGCGGACAAAGCGGATATCATTGTATTAGCACGCTACATGCAAATTATTTCGCCGAGATTTATCGAGCAATTTCCTAATCGCATCATTAATATTCATCATTCTTTCCTTCCTGCTTTTGTAGGCGGCAAGCCTTATGCGCAAGCTTACACTCGCGGCGTGAAAATTATCGGAGCAACCGCACATTATGTAACCGAGGAGCTCGATGGCGGTCCAATTATTGAGCAGGATGTTCAGCGCGTCAGCCACCGCGATAATGTAGATGACCTAAAGCGTATTGGCCGCACAATTGAGCGCGTCGTACTCGCCCGCGCTGTGAAATGGCATATTGAAGATCGAGTTATCGTGCATCACAATAAAACAGTTGTATTCAATTAACTGTATATTTATACTGTGATTCTATTTTTAATATTGGAAAACCTTCAAACAGAGTGATACAATATTCAAAGCTATTACGTAGATAAGATCAGACTATAGGAGGAAATTGTAATGAATGCAGCACAGAAATCAGTTGAACAGCTTTCTATCGATACGATCCGTACACTTGCGATTGACTCAATCGAAAAAGCCAAATCGGGTCACCCTGGCATGCCAATGGGCGCAGCTCCAATGGGCTACCAGCTTTTCGCTAAAAACATGAAGCATAATCCTTCAAACCCTACATGGATCAATCGCGATCGCTTTGTTTTGTCAGCGGGTCACGGTTCGATGCTCCTTTACAGCCTTCTTCACCTATCCGGCTATGATTTGCCGCTTGAAGAGCTGAAAAACTTCCGCCAATGGGGCTCCCTGACACCAGGACATCCTGAGTTCGGTCACACTGCAGGTGTTGATGCAACGACTGGTCCGCTTGGTCAAGGTATTGCAATGGCAGTAGGTATGGCGATTGCAGAAGCACAGCTCGGCGCGACTTATAACAAAGAAAACCATGAGCTAATCAATCACTTCACATATTCCATTTGCGGCGACGGCGACTTGATGGAAGGCGTTTCTCATGAAGCTGCTTCTTTCGCAGGCCACTTGCAGCTTGGCAAATTGGTCGTTCTATATGATTCCAACGATATTTCGCTTGATGGCGAGCTGAGCCTATCGTACTCCGAGAGCGTTCAAAAACGTTTCGAAGGCTATGGCTGGCAAGTTCTTCGCGTAGAGGACGGCAATGACCTTGAAGCTCTATCCAAAGCAGTAGCTGAGGCGCAAGCAGATTTGTCCAAACCGACTTTGATCGAAGTGAAAACGGTTATCGGCTTCGGCAGCCCGAACAAAGGCGGCAAAGGCGGACATGCTGGTCCTCACGGATCACCACTTGGCGTTGATGAAACAAAATTGACAAAGCAAGCATACGGCTGGTCGGAAGATCACCAGTTCCATGTTCCTGATGAGGTTCGCGCTCATTTTGCAGACGTGAAAAGCAGCGGCGAGGAAGCGAACGCACAGTGGGATGCAGCTTTCGCAGCTTACAAATCAGCTTTCCCTGAGCTTGCAGCACAGTTCGAGCTAGCGATCTCCGGCGCATTGCCAGAGGGCTGGGATGCTGATCTTCCTGTATACAAAGTAGGAGATAGCGCTGTATCGACTCGTGTAGCTTCCGGTAATGCACTTAACGGACTAGCGAAAAACGTGCCTACGATTTTCGGTGGTTCTGCTGACTTAGAAAGCTCAACCATGACTCACCTTAAAGGTTTGACTCAGTTCAAGCCAGGCAGCTACGATGGCCGCAATCTCTATTACGGCGTTCGTGAATTCGGAATGGCTGCTGCAATGAACGGTATCGCTCTACACAGTGGTTTGAAAGTATTCGGCGGTACGTTCTTCGTATTTACCGATTATCTTCGTCCTGCTGTTCGCCTTGCTGCATTGATGAAGCTTCCTGTTGTTTATGTATTGACACATGACAGTATCGCTGTTGGTGAAGATGGTCCTACACATGAGCCGATTGAGCAGCTTGCTTCAATCCGTATCATCCCTGACCTGACTGTCATTCGTCCTGCTGACGGCAACGAAACTTCTGCTGCATGGGCGTATGCTGTTGAGAACACAGGCAACCCGGTAGCTCTAGTGCTTACTCGTCAAAACCTGCCGATCCTTGAAGGAACTGTGGAAGGCGTTCATGAGAACATTCGCCGCGGTGCTTACGTTGTTTCTGATGCTGCGGGCGGCAAGCCGCAAGCGCAAATTCTTGCAACAGGCTCTGAGGTTCAACTAGCAGTTGCTGCTCAGAAGGCTTTGGCAGAAGAGGGCATTCAAGTACGTGTAATCAGCATGCCGAGCTGGGATCTGTTCGAGAAGCAATCGAAGGAATACAAAAACTCCGTTATTCTTCCTGAGGTTAAAGCTCGTCTTGCGATCGAAATGGCTCATCCATTCGGCTGGGAGCGTTACACAGGAGATCAAGGCGATATTCTTGCTATCGACCGTTTCGGAGCTTCCGCACCTGGCGATCGCGTAATTAAAGAATATGGCTTCACGGTTGAGAACGTTGTTAGCAAAGTGAAAGCACTGCTGTAATCGTTACTATAAGCTTTAGCATCCGATAAATAAGGGAGAATTACACTGCCATGTCTCAATTCGATAATGTTTCAATCGTAAAGAAAGCTAATGTTTATTTTGATGGTAAAGTAACTAGCCGCGCTGTGCTGTTTGCAGACGGTACCAAAAAAACACTAGGTATTATGCTGCCTGGCGACTATGAGTTTGGGACAGACTGCGTCGAAATCATGGAGATTTTAGCTGGTGATTTGAAGGTGCTTCTCCCTGGTGAAACCGAGTGGATTCATATTCAAGGCGAAGGTGAATTCCGTGTGCCTGCGAATACGAAGTTTAAGCTTCAAGTTGCTGAAGTATCGGATTACTGCTGTTCGTATATTTACGAGTAAGAATTTCATTGTTTTTAATGGAAAAGAGGCTTTCCCGAAGCGAAGATTATTCGCTTGCGGGAAGGCCTCTTTTTTTTCTCTATATTTCTCCGGAATGAAACGCACCGCCGCCATACAATCCCCTAATATCGTGCTACCAATCTTAAAACCTTGTTATATGAGGCGTCTACCCCCAAGGTTACAATAAGTTTATAGATAACGAGGACAAAAATGAAAAGGTTGAAAGGGGGAGAACCTATTGAAACAAAAGGTTTCACGGAAGTGGAATTTCAAACTTACTTGGCCGCTGCACATCATGCTGATACCAGGCATCGTGCTCGTCTTAATATTCTCATATATGCCGATGCTGGGACTTATTATGGCGTTTCAGGACTTTCAGCCGCAGCATGGTTTCTTCCGATCAGAGTGGGTTGGCTTCGAAAACTTTACGCTAATGTTCGAATATCCGGATGCGAGACAGGTCATTTGGAACACGTTAATTATCGCAGTCATCAAGATTGTGGCTCATCTGTTTGTGCCGTTGGTATTTGCTCTGCTGCTCAACGAGGTAAGGAAAATGCTGTTTAAGCGGTTCGTACAAACATTGGTTTACTTGCCGCATTTCTTATCTTGGGTCATTCTCGGAGGGATTTTGCTGGACATGCTATCGACTGACGGAGGGCTTGTGAATCAAGCGCTGGGTTGGTTTGGCATTGAGCCGATCTTCTTCCTTGGCGACAACGACTGGTTTAGATTTACGGTTATTGCGAGCGATGTATGGAAGGACTTTGGTTTTTCAACGATTATTTTCTTGGCTGCCCTCTCCGGCATCAATCCTGACTTCTACGAGGCAGCACTAATAGATGGAGCCAATCGTTGGCAGCAGGTATTTAAGATTACACTGCCATCGCTTATCCCAATTACAATCGTAGTCGCTACGCTGTCACTTGGGAATGTCTTGAACGCAGGCTTTGATCAAATTTTCAATCTGTACAATCCATTGGTTTATGAAAAAGGCGATATTATTGATACTTATGTATATCGTGTAGGACTAATTGGAGGAAACTTTGGGTTTGGTACTGCGGTCGGTGTGTTCAAATCGCTAGTTAGCTTAATCCTGATTGTCATCTCATACAGGCTCGCCTATAAGCTGGCCAATTACCGCATTTTCTAAAGGGGGGAGCTACATGCATCATCGTTCGTTAACTTATCGAATTTTTTCAGTAGGAAATGGCTTGTTTCTAGCGCTTCTATCATTCATGTGTATCGCTCCTCTTATTCACGTCCTTGCGGTATCGTTAAGCTCATCGGCGGCCGCGGATGCTAATATCGTGAAGATGTGGCCCGTTGGATTTTCACTTGAAGCCTATAAGGTAACATTATCAAACGGGAATTTCATAGGCTCGTTCATGAATTCGATTGTGCGAACCGTGCTCGGTACGGCAGTTGCCATCGGCATGTCGATCTTCATTGGTTATTCCTTGTCGAAGGAAACGAACGAGTTTAAGGGACGCAACATGTACGCTTGGTTTTTTGTCTTCACGATGCTGTTCAGCGGCGGGCTCATTCCGGGGTATATGGTCGTACAGAAGCTAGGCTTGCTGAATTCGATCTGGGCACTCATCCTTCCGGGGGCGGTCAGCGTGTATAATACGATCTTGCTGATGAATTTCTTCCGTACCTCTGTACCGAAGGCGCTTGAGGAAGCCGCATTTATTGATGGAGCGGGGCATTTCCGGGCACTGTGGAGCATCTATCTGCCGATCTCGCTGCCTTCGCTCGCTACCATATCGCTATTTACGAT from Paenibacillus sp. FSL H8-0548 encodes the following:
- a CDS encoding DUF2621 domain-containing protein yields the protein MKVAPDWFMYFIVFWAVVMVGAMSIGGFFMFRKFLKLLPMRDGKSKLDWQNYWVDRSRSMWSDDSKELLDELVSPVPTAFRDIAKHSIAAKIGQVAIEHGASSVTREHCIEGYIRATPKRDYRSLVTFLDRKGIDYAPYKHLLNK
- a CDS encoding deoxyribonuclease IV encodes the protein MIKIGSHVSFSDKGLLSAAQEAVSYGSSSFMIYTGAPQNTRRKPIDTLYIEEGKALMEQSGINEIVVHAPYIVNLGSYKDATFELGVSFLQEEIRRTEQIGVRNIVLHPGAYTDKDAEYGIARIAAGLNEVLAGTKETNVNIALETMAGKGTEIGRSFEELAAIIDKVEDNQRLTVCMDTCHMHDAGYDLVDDLDGVLEQFDRIVGLNRVAVVHVNDSKNPRAASKDRHAPIGAGWLGHDAIQRIVNHEGLQGRPFILETPWIGKEDKTDRPMYEAEIALLSGNGRPRLGEPFFEDVERLHHFFGKQEIDPRLFVISTWELLKNDAKAKKADPREPMERLYDLIIAGEALSSELTEEQVNQRIVAWFGGKELLARI
- the purU gene encoding formyltetrahydrofolate deformylase, which codes for MSSLIPPSENSNAVGTKNGRARMLISCPDRSGIVAAVSHFLYEHGANIVQSDQYTMDPEGGMFFIRFEFDLNDLDKELPVLVEDFARVADRFDMKWHTFRASRKKRLAVFVSKEDHCLLELLWQWKAGDLNADIAMVISNHPDMRELVESFGIMYHHIPVTASTKEEAERKQMEVVADKADIIVLARYMQIISPRFIEQFPNRIINIHHSFLPAFVGGKPYAQAYTRGVKIIGATAHYVTEELDGGPIIEQDVQRVSHRDNVDDLKRIGRTIERVVLARAVKWHIEDRVIVHHNKTVVFN
- the tkt gene encoding transketolase; translation: MNAAQKSVEQLSIDTIRTLAIDSIEKAKSGHPGMPMGAAPMGYQLFAKNMKHNPSNPTWINRDRFVLSAGHGSMLLYSLLHLSGYDLPLEELKNFRQWGSLTPGHPEFGHTAGVDATTGPLGQGIAMAVGMAIAEAQLGATYNKENHELINHFTYSICGDGDLMEGVSHEAASFAGHLQLGKLVVLYDSNDISLDGELSLSYSESVQKRFEGYGWQVLRVEDGNDLEALSKAVAEAQADLSKPTLIEVKTVIGFGSPNKGGKGGHAGPHGSPLGVDETKLTKQAYGWSEDHQFHVPDEVRAHFADVKSSGEEANAQWDAAFAAYKSAFPELAAQFELAISGALPEGWDADLPVYKVGDSAVSTRVASGNALNGLAKNVPTIFGGSADLESSTMTHLKGLTQFKPGSYDGRNLYYGVREFGMAAAMNGIALHSGLKVFGGTFFVFTDYLRPAVRLAALMKLPVVYVLTHDSIAVGEDGPTHEPIEQLASIRIIPDLTVIRPADGNETSAAWAYAVENTGNPVALVLTRQNLPILEGTVEGVHENIRRGAYVVSDAAGGKPQAQILATGSEVQLAVAAQKALAEEGIQVRVISMPSWDLFEKQSKEYKNSVILPEVKARLAIEMAHPFGWERYTGDQGDILAIDRFGASAPGDRVIKEYGFTVENVVSKVKALL
- a CDS encoding pyrimidine/purine nucleoside phosphorylase, which produces MSQFDNVSIVKKANVYFDGKVTSRAVLFADGTKKTLGIMLPGDYEFGTDCVEIMEILAGDLKVLLPGETEWIHIQGEGEFRVPANTKFKLQVAEVSDYCCSYIYE
- a CDS encoding ABC transporter permease subunit yields the protein MLIPGIVLVLIFSYMPMLGLIMAFQDFQPQHGFFRSEWVGFENFTLMFEYPDARQVIWNTLIIAVIKIVAHLFVPLVFALLLNEVRKMLFKRFVQTLVYLPHFLSWVILGGILLDMLSTDGGLVNQALGWFGIEPIFFLGDNDWFRFTVIASDVWKDFGFSTIIFLAALSGINPDFYEAALIDGANRWQQVFKITLPSLIPITIVVATLSLGNVLNAGFDQIFNLYNPLVYEKGDIIDTYVYRVGLIGGNFGFGTAVGVFKSLVSLILIVISYRLAYKLANYRIF
- a CDS encoding carbohydrate ABC transporter permease encodes the protein MHHRSLTYRIFSVGNGLFLALLSFMCIAPLIHVLAVSLSSSAAADANIVKMWPVGFSLEAYKVTLSNGNFIGSFMNSIVRTVLGTAVAIGMSIFIGYSLSKETNEFKGRNMYAWFFVFTMLFSGGLIPGYMVVQKLGLLNSIWALILPGAVSVYNTILLMNFFRTSVPKALEEAAFIDGAGHFRALWSIYLPISLPSLATISLFTMVGHWNAWFDGLIYMTQTEKYPMSTLLQTLVVQRDLSSMNVNADELKQLSNRTVKTAQIFIATLPIIAVYPFLQKFFVKGIVLGSVKE